From Apium graveolens cultivar Ventura chromosome 9, ASM990537v1, whole genome shotgun sequence, the proteins below share one genomic window:
- the LOC141686350 gene encoding uncharacterized protein LOC141686350 produces the protein MDRSWLKADRRTKEFKKGVEDLLIFAFENGYNAEKISCPCVNCAHSKSWRAQIVKNHLFQNGIDQTYTRWIWHGENNSVESSNETDTSESINQGTSRMGERDEDDDDDMSSDESSDETDTSDIINHVKGEHQPLYPGCGRYTKMKALVQLYNLKVKHGMSDSCFSDIMLLLGSLLPEGNNIPSSFNEAKKTLCALGMGYEKIHACPNNCLLYRGDLDEEQTTCRVCKASRWKLNKKGDELEGVPAKVLWYFPLIPRLRNLFNTPHIAKDMTWHDTERQKDGKMRHPADSITWKDVDQKWPDFASETRNLRLALSSDGFNPFHGNRTDYSSWPVLLSIYNLPPWLCMKRRYIMLCLLISGPTEPGNDIDVFLQPLIEDLQELWHGKQMYDTYKKESFMLRGILLWTISDYPALGNLSGNVIKGYNACTICIDETKATRLVNYRKTVIMRHRRWLPHNHPYRRQKSTFDNTVEKGVAPVPLTGEEVFQRVQHLRAHVFGKKQRQPRWKKGEPRPVWKKVSIFFQLEYWEFLPVRHVLNVMHIEKNICEALVGTLLNIPGKTKDRESVRLDMAEMRIRTELRPKTPGKKEKVPLASWNLTHAEKKTVCSSFLKMKLADGFCSNIKNLVNMENLRLVGMKSHDCHTILHHLLPISIRSVLQKQVRCTIIRFCLFFKAICSKVINVDKLEKMQSELVETLCQLEKHFPPSFFDVMIHLSVHLVREVKLCGPIFLRWMYPFERYLKAFKGYVRNPAHPEGCIAEAYVAEEAVECLVNFEKSTVGVSNAKYEQNARPLSGATLIKPSDEDLHLAHLCFHQNTTNIRPYFE, from the coding sequence ATGGATAGGTCATGGTTAAAAGCGGATAGAAGAACGAAAGAGTTCAAAAAAGGAGTGGAAGATTTGTTAATATTTGCATTTGAGAATGGTTATAATGCAGAAAAAATCAGTTGTCCATGTGTAAACTGCGCACATAGTAAATCATGGAGAGCGCAGATAGTTAAAAACCATCTTTTTCAAAATGGTATTGATCAAACTTATACACGTTGGATATGGCACGGGGAGAATAATTCTGTAGAAAGTTCTAATGAAACCGACACTTCGGAATCTATCAATCAAGGCACCTCAAGAATGGGTGAACGTGACGAGGACGACGACGATGATATGtcttctgatgaaagttctgacgAAACCGACACTTCTGATATCATTAACCATGTTAAAGGTGAACATCAGCCTCTTTATCCTGGATGTGGAAGGTACACTAAGATGAAAGCTCTGGTCCAGTTATACAACTTGAAAGTGAAGCATGGTATGTCTGATTCATGCTTCAGTGATATTATGTTATTACTTGGCTCTTTACTTCCAGAAGGCAACAACATCCCTTCTTCCTTCAATGAAGCAAAAAAAACCTTATGTGCATTAGGAATGGGGTATGAAAAGATACACGCATGTCCGAATAATTGTCTCTTATACCGTGGCGATTTAGATGAAGAACAAACTACTTGTCGCGTATGTAAGGCCTCTAGATGGAAATTGAACAAAAAAGGAGATGAACTTGAAGGGGTCCCTGCTAAAGTTCTATGGTATTTCCCGCTGATACCAAGATTACGAAATTTATTCAATACACCTCACATTGCAAAGGACATGACGTGGCATGACACCGAGCGACAAAAGGATGGTAAAATGAGGCATCCGGCTGATTCAATAACATGGAAGGATGTCGACCAAAAATGGCCTGATTTTGCATCAGAGACTAGGAACCTTCGATTAGCTTTATCTTCCGATGGTTTCAATCCTTTTCATGGAAACCGTACTGATTACTCAAGCTGGCCTGTTTTGCTATCAATTTATAACCTTCCTCCATGGCTTTGTATGAAGAGAAGGTATATTATGCTCTGCTTGTTAATATCTGGACCGACTGAGCCTGGAAATGATATCGACGTGTTCCTTCAACCACTAATAGAAGATCTGCAAGAGTTGTGGCATGGGAAACAAATGTACGACACTTATAAGAAAGAGTCTTTCATGCTTAGGGGCATTTTATTATGGACAATAAGTGATTATCCTGCCTTAGGGAACTTGTCAGGAAATGTTATTAAAGGGTATAATGCGTGTACTATTTGTATTGATGAAACGAAAGCTACTAGGTTGGTTAATTACCGTAAGACGGTGATTATGAGGCATCGAAGATGGTTGCCCCATAATCATCCTTATAGAAGGCAGAAATCAACTTTTGATAACACTGTGGAGAAGGGGGTCGCCCCTGTTCCATTAACCGGAGAAGAGGTTTTTCAAAGAGTACAGCATTTAAGGGCCCATGTATTTGGAAAGAAACAACGGCAACCACGATGGAAGAAAGGTGAACCTAGACCTGTTTGGAAAAAGGTTTCAATATTCTTCCAACTTGAGTATTGGGAATTTTTGCCAGTTAGGCATGTTCTCAATGTGATGCACATCGAGAAAAATATATGCGAAGCCCTTGTTGGAACTTTACTAAATATTCCGGGGAAGACAAAAGATAGGGAATCTGTTCGTCTTGATATGGCTGAAATGCGAATAAGAACGGAGCTGAGACCTAAGACTcctggaaagaaagaaaaggtaCCGTTGGCATCATGGAACTTAACGCATGCAGAAAAAAAAACAGTTTGCTCATCATTTCTTAAAATGAAGTTGGCAGATGGATTTTGTTCAAATATTAAGAATCTTGTAAACATGGAAAATCTTCGGCTTGTTGGAATGAAATCTCATGATTGTCACAcgatattgcatcatttgcttcCAATCTCAATTCGATCAGTATTACAAAAACAAGTCAGGTGCACAATTATTAGGTTTTGCCTTTTCTTCAAGGCAATTTGCAGTAAAGTGATCAATGTAGACAAGTTGGAAAAAATGCAGAGTGAGTTAGTGGAAACATTGTGCCAGCTTGAAAAGCACTTTCCCCCTTCGTTCTTTGATGTGATGATCCATCTCTCAGTTCATCTCGTGAGAGAGGTTAAACTTTGTGGGCCAATATTCCTTCGTTGGATGTATCCCTTCGAGAGATATCTAAAAGCGTTTAAAGGATATGTACGGAACCCGGCTCATCCCGAAGGGTGTATTGCTGAGGCATACGTTGCCGAAGAGGCGGTGGAGTGTTTGgtgaattttgaaaaatctacCGTAGGAGTGTCAAATGCAAAGTATGAGCAGAATGCAAGACCTCTATCTGGTGCGACATTGATAAAGCCGAGCGATGAGGACTTGCATCTAGCACATTTATGTTTTCACCAAAATACAACTAACATTAGACCATATTTTGAGTAA